AGCGGCGCCTGGGCGTGAAGCGCGTGTTCGACCTATCGGCCACGCCCTTCTTCCTGAGCGGCTCCGGTTACGCGGAGGGCACGCTCTTCCCGTGGGTGATGAGCGACTTCTCGCTCATGGACGCCATCGAGTGCGGCATCGTGAAGCTGCCGCGCGTGCCCGTGGCCGACAACATCCCCGGCAACGAGATGCCCATGTACCGCGAGCTGTGGAAACACATCGGCAAGCAGATGCCGAAACGCGGCCGGGGTGCCGGTCGGGCCGCGGACCCGAGGAAGCTGCCCGCGCCCTTATACACGGCGCTCGAGGCGCTCTACGGCCACTACGAGCTGGTCGACCAGGCGTGGCGCAAGGCGCGCATATCGGTGCCGCCGTGCTTCATCATCGTGTGCAACAACACGACCACCTCCAAGGCGGTGTTCGACTACGTGGCCGGCTACCACCGGCAGCGTGACGACGGGGCCGAGGAGTTCATCAAGGCGGCGCTGCCGCTGTTCAGCAACTTCGACACGCTCGGCAACCCCTACGCACGCCCGCCCACGCTGCTCATCGACAGCAGCCAACTCGAGTCGGGCGAGGCGCTCGACCCCGACTTCCGGGACGCGGCGGCCGACGAGATCGAGGCGTTCAAGCGCGAGCTCGTGCAGCGGACGGGTGACGTTCGAGCGGGCGAGAACCTGTCTGACCAGGACCTGCTGCGGCAGGTGCTCAACACGGTGGGCAAGGCCGGCGAGCTGGGCGCCGACGTGCGCTGCGTGGTCTCAGTGGCCATGCTCACCGAGGGTTGGGACGCCAACACCGTCACGCACGTCCTGGGCGTGCGGGCCTTCGGGACGCAGCTGCTCTGCGAGCAGGTGGTGGGCCGCGCGCTGAGGCGCCAGTCTTACGAGCTGAACGCCAACGGTCTGTTCGACGTGGAGTACGCCGACGTGCTGGGCATACCCTTCGACTTCACGGCCAAGCCCGTGGTGGCCCCTCCCAAGGCGCCGCGTGAGACGGTGCGCGTCCACGCCGTGCGCCCGGAGCGCGACGCGCTCGAGATCACCTTCCCACGCATCCAGGGTTACCGCGTGGAGCTCCCGAACGACGTGCTCACGGCACGCTTCGACGAGGACTCGACCCTGCGCCTCACCCCCGAGCTCGTCGGGGCCACCCAGACGATCAGCTCCGGCATCATCGGCAAGAGCGTTCAGCTCGACCTCAAGCACCTCGAGAAGACGCGCGAGTCCACCCTCATCATGGAGCTGACCAGCTACCTGCTGGAGCGGTGGCGGGACCCGGACGAGGCGCCGCGCGCCAACCTCTACCCGCAGCTCAGCAAGATCGTGAAGCGTTGGCTCAAGGAGCACCTGGAGTGCGTGGGTGGCACGACGCCCACACAGGTGCTCTACCGCACCATCGCCGACATGGCGTGCGACAGGATGATGCAGGCCATCGTCCGCTCGCCGGGCGGCGCCAAGCGCGTGCTCGCCATTCCCGACCCGTTCGAGCCGCGCGGCAGCACGTCGTACGTGAACTTCACGACCAGCAAGGCGGAGCGGTGGGAGACGTCGCCCCTACGCTCGCACGTGAACTGGGCCGTGCTCGACAGCGACTGGGAGGGCGAGTTCTGCCGCGCCGTGGAGCAGCACCCGCAG
This window of the Trueperaceae bacterium genome carries:
- a CDS encoding restriction endonuclease, with protein sequence RRLGVKRVFDLSATPFFLSGSGYAEGTLFPWVMSDFSLMDAIECGIVKLPRVPVADNIPGNEMPMYRELWKHIGKQMPKRGRGAGRAADPRKLPAPLYTALEALYGHYELVDQAWRKARISVPPCFIIVCNNTTTSKAVFDYVAGYHRQRDDGAEEFIKAALPLFSNFDTLGNPYARPPTLLIDSSQLESGEALDPDFRDAAADEIEAFKRELVQRTGDVRAGENLSDQDLLRQVLNTVGKAGELGADVRCVVSVAMLTEGWDANTVTHVLGVRAFGTQLLCEQVVGRALRRQSYELNANGLFDVEYADVLGIPFDFTAKPVVAPPKAPRETVRVHAVRPERDALEITFPRIQGYRVELPNDVLTARFDEDSTLRLTPELVGATQTISSGIIGKSVQLDLKHLEKTRESTLIMELTSYLLERWRDPDEAPRANLYPQLSKIVKRWLKEHLECVGGTTPTQVLYRTIADMACDRMMQAIVRSPGGAKRVLAIPDPFEPRGSTSYVNFTTSKAERWETSPLRSHVNWAVLDSDWEGEFCRAVEQHPQVLAYVKNHGLGFEVPYLHQGQRHLYRPDFIVQLDDGRGRDDPLNLVVEVKGYRGEDAKDKKSTMLTHWVPGVNALESFGRWDFVELTDVWTMGTDLDAKVAELLGEVLSAGRREP